From Coraliomargarita parva, one genomic window encodes:
- a CDS encoding BNR-4 repeat-containing protein, producing MNCSSLSKQLTIDGYRGIWFELGHQYEHGDRYSGGLGTYTANHQPMAVYSEKFDKTFFTYGGTPSADQRYLLIMAGYYDHKTGEVSKPVVVCDKQGVDDPHDNASIQIDAQGRIWVFVSGRGVKRPGYIFCSREPGCIDVFECISEQEVTYPEVWLIPNQGFFLLFTKYTEGLKGPARELFWKTSSDGFTWSRDHKLAGFGGHYQVSGCNGVKLATFFNWHPESDNNARTNIYYLESSDGGRTWTNAAGAVAALPLDQPENMALVADYRSAGQLAYTCDLNFDAEGNPILLYVRSRDGNPGPQGDPREWCVTHWDGKAWQTSVITISTHNYDMGSLYVEGDLWRVIAPTDPGKDHYGTGGEISIWESRDQGAHWLCVCKVTEDSEMNHGYVRRPLGAKDPFYAFWADGNPRELSSSRLYFCDSSGELVFELPYDMEGNTCQPQRVSFNQTQGV from the coding sequence ATGAATTGCTCCTCCCTATCAAAACAGCTGACAATTGATGGCTATCGTGGCATCTGGTTCGAGCTCGGGCATCAATATGAACATGGCGACCGCTATTCCGGAGGTTTGGGCACCTATACGGCAAATCACCAACCGATGGCGGTTTACTCTGAAAAATTCGACAAAACCTTTTTCACCTACGGGGGCACACCTTCGGCCGATCAACGCTATTTGTTGATCATGGCCGGTTACTACGATCACAAGACAGGCGAGGTCTCCAAGCCGGTTGTCGTTTGTGATAAGCAGGGGGTGGACGACCCCCATGATAATGCATCCATTCAAATCGATGCCCAAGGTCGTATTTGGGTATTCGTCAGTGGGCGTGGAGTGAAACGTCCGGGATATATTTTCTGTAGTCGAGAGCCGGGTTGTATTGACGTTTTTGAATGCATTTCGGAACAGGAAGTAACTTATCCGGAGGTTTGGTTGATTCCAAACCAGGGGTTCTTTTTGCTTTTTACAAAATATACCGAGGGTTTGAAGGGCCCCGCTCGTGAACTTTTTTGGAAAACGAGCTCTGATGGGTTCACATGGTCGCGGGACCATAAACTGGCTGGCTTTGGTGGACACTATCAAGTCTCAGGCTGTAATGGTGTTAAGCTTGCTACCTTTTTCAATTGGCATCCGGAGAGTGACAATAATGCACGGACGAATATCTACTATTTGGAAAGCAGTGATGGTGGGAGAACCTGGACCAATGCAGCTGGAGCAGTCGCTGCATTGCCCTTGGATCAACCGGAAAATATGGCGTTGGTCGCAGACTATCGTTCTGCCGGGCAATTGGCCTACACTTGTGATTTGAATTTTGATGCCGAAGGCAACCCGATCTTATTGTATGTGCGCAGTCGTGACGGGAACCCCGGTCCGCAGGGCGACCCGCGGGAATGGTGTGTGACGCACTGGGATGGGAAGGCTTGGCAAACATCCGTAATTACGATTTCGACCCACAATTACGACATGGGGAGTCTCTACGTCGAAGGTGATCTCTGGCGCGTGATTGCTCCGACGGATCCGGGCAAGGATCACTACGGGACCGGTGGCGAGATTTCGATCTGGGAGAGTCGTGATCAAGGAGCTCATTGGCTCTGTGTGTGCAAGGTGACCGAAGACAGTGAGATGAATCACGGCTATGTCCGTCGTCCTCTCGGGGCCAAGGATCCCTTCTATGCCTTTTGGGCCGATGGCAATCCACGTGAGTTGAGTTCATCCAGATTGTATTTCTGTGATTCAAGCGGAGAGCTTGTCTTTGAGTTACCGTATGACATGGAAGGCAATACTTGTCAGCCGCAGCGGGTCAGCTTCAATCAGACTCAAGGCGTATGA
- a CDS encoding LamG-like jellyroll fold domain-containing protein encodes MRYAAFRFRGCWQFIVLSFVLIAGTLLQAGAEDFANSTNTNQPLSSVDWSAYHGAEAEDYSDQTPASGDRIGIASVTGPDGSGGYFFSVADETAWAAIHSFDAQDVAAVSWKMGNSLPSVSVRLLVRQNNVWYAREQVYSTAAFAGISDFQSAPETISVELDVEAANWQILDLDPGISLGLTGQSPEEDLTDLTIDGIGFYIEHDDPGTVCRIDELRLLGEVPPEMPEPTEIVKSMPGLVAFWTFGEAEGDVRVSEVGDYILTDGGSTAVSRVGEGPFSGYSASFNGSSTYLSLPNASVGALDIAGDDAELTVVSWVKWTTTGNAGFVSGIWQEDNNDPRRQYGLFINLPAYGGYRNVCGHVSQYGGPSPKVLSSGYLPYSRDYSANLTEVLGGQWATAAFTYDGEYARSYLNAKFEARPEYTEPGPSIGEGITYAKNPYYFPDGLGSNGGDFTVGAVRLTHGMSNWYKGQIGGVAVFDRALSPYELFILHAVSVPFGEPVIRFSFRNASGSDRSVSTRSWCAFEDAVTDASETISNGWLLGSGVGTGTEGAGYLAKTSAGKQGFAWTDAVPAIPVTLIERIEFTLNNSLAADSVYLALKIDDTWHIYSQPFSMSIDGAISSDWSSAELENLIMNRDAKEWREMIFDASGLLEQAQEDPRAIPSGLLQGIGFFQTQNAGVIRVDDLEVFINKRSLVSASYATWKQWNQHLNPDFSNSSAEPEMDYDFDGFSNILEYAFARSPIENEGGSLFSYDVSWSGGSPTIQITANRRKHALVDLWLQTSSTLNLWEIMSLPEPTVLNQWEIEDDDIEQILWEFSLSDTQTEAFFRFSIAEPLN; translated from the coding sequence ATGAGATACGCCGCCTTTCGTTTCAGAGGCTGCTGGCAGTTCATCGTGCTTTCGTTCGTATTGATTGCGGGAACTCTGCTGCAAGCCGGGGCCGAGGATTTTGCCAACTCGACGAATACCAACCAGCCGCTGTCCAGCGTTGACTGGTCGGCCTATCATGGAGCGGAAGCGGAAGATTATAGCGACCAGACTCCGGCGAGCGGAGACCGGATTGGCATCGCCAGTGTCACCGGCCCGGACGGCAGTGGTGGTTACTTTTTTTCCGTTGCGGACGAAACTGCCTGGGCGGCCATCCATAGCTTTGACGCCCAGGATGTCGCTGCGGTCTCATGGAAAATGGGCAACTCGCTGCCTTCGGTATCCGTGCGACTATTGGTTCGGCAAAATAATGTCTGGTATGCCAGAGAGCAGGTGTATTCGACTGCGGCATTTGCGGGGATTTCCGACTTTCAGAGCGCACCGGAAACCATCTCGGTTGAGCTGGATGTGGAGGCCGCGAATTGGCAGATTCTTGATTTGGACCCGGGGATTTCGCTCGGCCTGACGGGGCAGTCGCCGGAAGAAGATTTGACTGATCTGACGATCGACGGGATCGGCTTTTATATCGAGCATGACGATCCTGGCACGGTTTGCCGTATCGATGAGCTTCGCTTGCTGGGGGAGGTGCCACCCGAGATGCCAGAGCCTACGGAAATCGTAAAAAGTATGCCCGGTCTGGTTGCTTTCTGGACATTCGGAGAAGCCGAGGGAGATGTGCGTGTGTCCGAGGTCGGTGACTATATTTTGACAGATGGTGGGAGCACTGCCGTTTCCCGTGTGGGTGAAGGTCCTTTTTCCGGTTATTCGGCTTCCTTCAATGGTAGCTCCACTTATCTGAGCCTACCTAATGCTTCAGTTGGCGCACTCGATATCGCGGGCGACGATGCCGAGCTCACTGTGGTTTCCTGGGTAAAGTGGACTACGACGGGCAATGCCGGTTTTGTTTCCGGTATTTGGCAGGAGGATAACAACGATCCCCGCCGCCAATATGGTTTGTTCATCAATCTCCCGGCGTATGGTGGTTACAGGAATGTTTGCGGACACGTATCACAGTATGGCGGTCCTTCGCCCAAGGTCTTATCGAGCGGGTATTTGCCTTACAGTCGGGACTATTCCGCGAATCTCACTGAAGTGTTGGGCGGTCAATGGGCGACTGCGGCTTTCACCTACGACGGTGAATATGCACGTTCCTATCTCAATGCCAAATTCGAAGCCCGGCCCGAATATACGGAACCGGGACCCAGTATTGGTGAGGGGATCACCTATGCGAAGAACCCGTATTATTTCCCGGATGGTTTGGGATCTAATGGCGGTGACTTTACGGTGGGGGCGGTGCGTCTGACACATGGAATGTCAAACTGGTATAAAGGTCAGATTGGTGGAGTTGCCGTTTTCGACCGGGCCTTGTCGCCCTATGAACTGTTCATCTTGCATGCCGTTTCTGTGCCGTTCGGTGAGCCTGTCATCCGTTTCTCCTTTCGTAACGCCAGCGGCTCCGACCGAAGTGTTTCGACCCGTAGCTGGTGTGCTTTCGAAGATGCGGTGACCGACGCAAGCGAAACGATTTCAAATGGATGGTTGCTCGGTTCCGGCGTCGGGACGGGGACAGAGGGGGCCGGTTATCTGGCCAAAACGTCGGCCGGCAAGCAAGGCTTCGCTTGGACGGATGCCGTGCCTGCGATACCCGTCACCTTGATCGAGCGTATCGAGTTTACTCTGAATAACAGTCTCGCGGCAGACAGCGTATATTTGGCACTTAAAATAGATGATACCTGGCATATTTACTCACAGCCATTTTCAATGTCGATTGACGGCGCCATTTCGAGTGACTGGAGCAGCGCTGAATTGGAGAATTTGATCATGAATCGTGATGCCAAAGAATGGCGGGAAATGATTTTTGATGCATCCGGATTACTGGAACAGGCACAGGAAGATCCACGCGCCATACCGTCAGGCCTCCTCCAGGGAATCGGCTTTTTTCAAACTCAAAACGCTGGTGTTATCAGAGTCGATGATCTCGAAGTTTTTATCAATAAAAGAAGCTTGGTTAGCGCATCATACGCGACTTGGAAGCAATGGAACCAACATTTGAACCCTGATTTTTCAAATTCGAGTGCAGAACCCGAAATGGACTATGATTTTGACGGATTCTCCAACATCCTGGAGTATGCCTTTGCTCGTTCGCCCATAGAAAACGAGGGAGGATCGCTTTTCAGTTACGATGTTAGCTGGTCTGGTGGGAGTCCCACGATTCAAATAACAGCCAACCGGCGAAAGCACGCTTTAGTCGACCTGTGGCTACAGACGTCTTCAACGTTAAACCTTTGGGAAATCATGTCTTTGCCGGAACCAACTGTGCTGAACCAGTGGGAAATCGAGGATGATGACATTGAACAAATCCTCTGGGAGTTTTCATTATCAGACACTCAGACTGAGGCGTTTTTTAGATTTTCTATTGCTGAGCCACTAAACTGA
- a CDS encoding carbohydrate-binding family 9-like protein codes for MIYRNFLPLLLICFGVFSNVGCQNLFRSTYGTVSREEVPVLEVPQAKLLPDVDASTNDPVWQQAVVVPELPMVASKYTKDLATSATELRLLWAPEALFIRFVCEDDVLVVPYMGRDNKHQNGDIVEVLFDPARQQREWFEVQVTPLNQILDLSYQVTGDAKWYADGVMSDESIQLQRKVNLGWDCDGLRTSAHIQDDATWVVEMAIPASVLYEADDYNGQLQPGLVLHANFIRYERWGRPIAGKKARGYMVPMQWAPTVYGKPNLSPHLMGELHLVE; via the coding sequence ATGATTTATCGAAATTTTCTTCCCCTATTACTGATCTGCTTTGGAGTATTCTCCAATGTGGGCTGTCAAAACTTGTTTCGTTCGACCTATGGCACAGTCAGTCGGGAGGAGGTTCCGGTTCTTGAAGTTCCTCAAGCTAAGTTGCTTCCCGATGTGGACGCATCCACTAATGATCCAGTATGGCAACAAGCGGTTGTCGTTCCGGAATTACCGATGGTTGCTTCCAAATACACAAAGGACTTAGCAACTTCTGCGACAGAACTTAGACTTCTCTGGGCTCCGGAGGCATTATTTATCCGTTTTGTCTGTGAGGATGATGTTCTGGTGGTCCCGTATATGGGACGCGACAATAAGCACCAGAATGGTGATATTGTGGAAGTATTATTTGATCCGGCCCGTCAGCAGCGTGAGTGGTTCGAAGTCCAAGTGACCCCGCTAAATCAGATCTTGGATCTAAGCTACCAAGTCACGGGGGACGCGAAATGGTATGCCGATGGTGTGATGTCCGATGAATCCATCCAGCTTCAACGTAAAGTGAATCTGGGCTGGGATTGTGATGGGTTGCGCACTTCAGCCCATATTCAGGACGATGCCACTTGGGTGGTGGAAATGGCGATCCCCGCTAGCGTGCTTTATGAAGCTGATGACTATAATGGACAGCTGCAGCCTGGGCTGGTTTTACATGCAAATTTTATCCGCTACGAACGGTGGGGGCGACCGATAGCCGGTAAAAAGGCACGCGGGTATATGGTGCCGATGCAATGGGCGCCCACCGTCTATGGTAAACCGAACTTGAGTCCCCACCTGATGGGGGAGCTTCATCTAGTAGAATAA
- a CDS encoding sugar phosphate isomerase/epimerase family protein, whose translation MTEAPETFRPFKLCFSSMGWPEANWAELSTLARQFDFGAIELRTLGGELDIHSAMIQAFGSPESMRAQCDASGVGVVGLNSSWFLLADNEAGWQDVQKLAHWAERANIPYIRVFDGKPDGQEDGVALILKALEKWEAWKCAAGIHTELLIETHDYLADWRKTGELAERFPGKINILWDVCHSWRLTGRSPLDDWAYFKPFTRHIHIKDALLDASSKNGVQYVLPGEGALPIVPLLEKLTTDSFDGVVSLEWEKQWHPDLPSLKEALESGGVHGWWPS comes from the coding sequence ATGACAGAAGCACCTGAGACATTCAGACCTTTCAAACTTTGCTTTTCCAGCATGGGTTGGCCGGAAGCGAACTGGGCCGAACTCTCAACTCTGGCTCGTCAGTTTGACTTTGGTGCAATTGAATTGCGCACGCTTGGAGGCGAATTGGATATTCACTCGGCGATGATTCAGGCATTCGGCAGTCCGGAATCGATGCGTGCCCAGTGCGATGCATCGGGTGTGGGTGTCGTTGGCCTCAATAGCTCCTGGTTTTTACTCGCTGATAACGAAGCGGGCTGGCAAGACGTGCAAAAGTTGGCGCACTGGGCTGAGCGAGCAAACATTCCCTACATTCGTGTCTTTGACGGAAAACCAGATGGGCAGGAAGATGGCGTTGCTTTGATTCTGAAGGCCTTGGAAAAATGGGAGGCTTGGAAGTGCGCTGCAGGTATTCACACTGAACTGCTGATCGAGACCCACGATTATTTGGCGGATTGGCGGAAAACAGGGGAGCTCGCTGAGCGTTTTCCTGGGAAGATTAACATCCTCTGGGATGTCTGCCATTCTTGGCGCTTGACCGGGCGTTCGCCTTTGGACGATTGGGCATACTTCAAACCATTTACCCGGCACATCCATATCAAGGATGCTCTTCTGGATGCATCGAGCAAAAATGGAGTTCAGTATGTGTTACCGGGGGAGGGGGCTTTACCGATCGTGCCTTTGTTGGAGAAACTGACGACTGATTCCTTTGACGGTGTCGTCAGTCTGGAGTGGGAGAAGCAGTGGCATCCTGATTTGCCCTCCCTGAAAGAGGCCCTCGAATCCGGGGGTGTTCACGGATGGTGGCCAAGCTAG
- a CDS encoding helix-turn-helix domain-containing protein yields MIEKVQSLERAFKILYIVAGRSGGRSVAEIAKEAGLKSITAYKLIRTLESEHFLKRTGPPLHFELGHAVYELKSIDDARHLLTSAGKELLRAQRRLPEAAFALLQWEDTDTYQRLAVLPKQYGKVIARREYQVDPYSKASSLLFLAYARSEQVKRFFEKHPFDRQIESGNTLTWKSKRELNRFLKEIRTTGLALPKALDYGWFRLAAPVWSADGELLAAVVGYIGNDHASDRQKKRLIELCIELADRLTKIMSTYDKTMFDAT; encoded by the coding sequence ATGATTGAAAAGGTGCAGTCACTCGAAAGAGCCTTTAAAATCCTCTATATAGTGGCGGGACGAAGCGGAGGGAGAAGCGTGGCTGAAATTGCGAAAGAAGCCGGACTCAAGTCGATCACTGCCTATAAACTCATCCGCACGCTGGAGTCGGAACATTTCCTCAAACGCACGGGCCCTCCACTCCATTTCGAATTGGGTCACGCGGTCTACGAACTCAAAAGCATCGACGATGCCCGTCACCTTCTAACCTCAGCCGGCAAGGAATTACTCAGGGCGCAGCGCCGCTTACCCGAAGCTGCCTTTGCGCTGCTTCAGTGGGAAGACACGGACACCTATCAACGGCTGGCGGTCTTGCCGAAACAGTATGGAAAAGTGATTGCGCGCCGCGAATATCAGGTGGACCCTTACAGCAAGGCGAGTTCCCTGCTCTTCCTCGCGTATGCGCGATCGGAGCAAGTAAAACGTTTCTTTGAAAAGCACCCGTTTGACCGGCAAATAGAATCAGGCAACACGCTGACATGGAAATCAAAGCGGGAGTTAAACCGTTTCCTCAAGGAAATCCGCACCACCGGACTGGCTCTACCAAAGGCTCTTGATTACGGATGGTTCCGCTTGGCCGCCCCGGTCTGGTCAGCCGATGGAGAATTACTGGCGGCCGTCGTGGGTTACATCGGAAACGATCACGCATCCGACCGGCAAAAGAAACGACTCATCGAGTTATGCATCGAATTAGCAGACCGGCTGACAAAAATCATGTCTACCTACGATAAAACAATGTTCGACGCCACTTAA
- a CDS encoding glycosyl hydrolase family 28-related protein: protein MPKITPLSRLLCLSLFFVSALNSTSAVDLTSGDRHPGTRAVFPESALYENGGPIIDVTRAPFNAKGDGVTDDTQALVKAYDVIAKDVRYENEYGKGLKNTPIPDKSYIIYLPDGEYLVSDTIIYSGEPIIWRRPSSGDLLEGINLVHFIGESREGTIIRLKDASEGFEAGSHKPVISFGKLEFNNVETNNLVENITINTGSENPGAVGIYHVGANMSTLRNLTIHSDDGAGYAGIAVIAPPTMGYHSDITIDGFENGILMTPYHVSHNSFEYISLIGQSKAAISVEDSSTSLRRIRVENCGGPAIEIVGKGGQVFAMDSDFSAASSGVSGPAISAEMGSLYVRDIRTSGYATSISAYGNRQVKEGYVEAFAYPSAHAYPYVKDALLHALNLPVKDEPPVSYPENLEDWAVVEDYIEGTEAADDPFDYSEAVQAAMNSGKPYVIFSKTGSYLITGTIDVPASVKVVNGLFSKISAKDQTLFKVSEASEKPVIFENIQVWGARPIISHEAMRPVAIRMTRGQHSMYENKNEAAGAELFLTNICNVGKDKGSIRDQKVWARFINTENGLTPQFPVVNTDFWLFGYKTEKHRSSVAAYDGSRVEVLGGVSNQYTQAKYLRDGYSPDATFLIENSQATIFACTNGPSRKDEFGFFKLLEVTKGNKTWTYDVSKAPKRHGRKGQYFIPASIVGAEE, encoded by the coding sequence ATGCCAAAAATCACCCCTCTCAGTCGCCTGCTATGCCTCTCACTGTTCTTTGTCAGTGCCCTTAATAGCACGTCAGCAGTAGACCTTACATCTGGAGACCGGCACCCCGGGACCCGAGCGGTATTTCCCGAAAGTGCCCTTTATGAAAATGGTGGCCCGATTATTGATGTCACCCGAGCTCCGTTTAATGCCAAGGGCGATGGCGTCACTGACGACACCCAAGCACTGGTGAAGGCCTACGACGTAATAGCTAAAGACGTCCGCTACGAAAATGAGTATGGTAAAGGTTTAAAAAACACGCCCATACCTGACAAATCCTACATCATCTACCTACCCGACGGGGAATACCTCGTTTCCGATACCATCATTTATTCAGGCGAGCCGATTATCTGGCGTCGGCCTAGCAGTGGTGATCTCCTTGAAGGGATCAATCTGGTTCACTTCATCGGCGAGAGTCGCGAAGGCACCATCATCCGACTCAAGGATGCTTCGGAAGGCTTTGAAGCAGGCTCACACAAGCCGGTCATTTCCTTCGGCAAGCTAGAGTTCAATAATGTCGAAACAAACAACCTCGTTGAAAACATCACGATCAACACGGGCTCAGAGAATCCTGGAGCAGTAGGGATTTATCATGTCGGTGCAAACATGTCCACACTCCGCAACCTGACGATTCACTCCGATGATGGTGCAGGCTATGCCGGGATCGCGGTGATAGCACCGCCGACCATGGGATACCATTCTGACATTACCATCGATGGCTTCGAGAACGGGATCCTCATGACGCCCTACCACGTTAGCCACAACTCCTTCGAATATATTAGCCTGATTGGTCAGAGCAAAGCCGCCATCAGTGTCGAAGACAGCTCGACCTCGCTACGTCGCATACGGGTTGAAAACTGCGGCGGCCCTGCAATTGAGATCGTGGGCAAAGGCGGTCAGGTCTTTGCTATGGACAGTGACTTTTCTGCGGCCAGCTCAGGCGTCAGCGGCCCGGCCATATCTGCAGAAATGGGCTCGCTCTATGTTCGGGATATTCGCACGAGCGGATACGCCACCAGCATCTCTGCCTACGGCAACCGCCAAGTCAAGGAAGGCTACGTGGAAGCATTTGCCTATCCAAGCGCTCATGCCTATCCCTATGTGAAAGACGCACTGTTACACGCACTCAATCTCCCGGTTAAAGACGAGCCGCCGGTTTCCTATCCTGAGAATTTAGAGGATTGGGCTGTGGTTGAAGATTACATCGAAGGCACCGAGGCCGCAGATGACCCCTTCGATTACTCCGAAGCCGTCCAAGCCGCGATGAACAGCGGCAAGCCCTATGTGATCTTCTCCAAAACGGGCAGCTACTTGATAACAGGGACCATTGACGTGCCGGCCTCCGTCAAAGTCGTGAACGGTCTCTTCTCCAAGATTTCGGCTAAGGACCAGACACTATTCAAGGTTTCGGAAGCATCAGAGAAACCCGTAATCTTCGAGAACATTCAAGTCTGGGGCGCCCGGCCCATCATCAGCCATGAAGCCATGCGGCCCGTCGCGATTCGCATGACACGAGGCCAGCACAGCATGTATGAGAATAAAAATGAAGCCGCGGGGGCTGAGCTATTCCTCACTAATATTTGTAATGTTGGGAAAGACAAAGGCAGCATCCGCGACCAGAAAGTCTGGGCACGTTTTATCAATACTGAAAATGGGCTCACTCCGCAGTTCCCAGTCGTCAATACAGACTTCTGGTTATTCGGATATAAAACGGAAAAGCACCGCAGCTCGGTCGCAGCCTACGACGGCTCCCGCGTCGAAGTGCTCGGTGGCGTCTCGAATCAATACACGCAAGCCAAGTATCTGCGTGACGGCTACTCGCCGGATGCGACTTTCCTGATTGAAAACTCCCAAGCGACTATTTTCGCCTGCACCAACGGCCCTAGCCGCAAAGACGAGTTTGGTTTCTTTAAGCTTCTGGAAGTGACCAAGGGAAACAAGACATGGACCTATGACGTCTCGAAAGCTCCCAAGCGCCACGGACGGAAAGGCCAGTATTTCATCCCGGCTTCGATCGTGGGCGCCGAAGAATAA
- a CDS encoding NAD(P)-dependent oxidoreductase yields MKLLAAISERSKKAFLQGRPFPNLDGYEIQEVDVTGFSGEQWLQCLREEQPDVLVAGWDTPSIPKVIAEDPNDSIRYVCYFAGSVRQLVPRSMIERGVIVSNWGSQISYTIAEHVMLLTLGALRRVVDWPDLMMGDSRNAKARLNAQSLRHRRVGIHGFGVIARELVPMLRSFQVASITAYSEGVPSSLFEVNGVQEAQSLKSLFAGADVLIELEALRESSELSVNEAILRELPEGAVFVNVGRGRVVDEAALTRVAMEKSLRVGLDVYFEEPLSKDSPLHQVSGIVLSPHIGGPTTDAYRYCADFAFENLKRYLVGEPVQAAITLEIYDRST; encoded by the coding sequence ATGAAGTTGCTGGCTGCCATATCCGAACGTTCCAAAAAGGCATTCTTACAGGGGCGGCCGTTCCCGAATCTGGATGGTTATGAGATTCAGGAAGTCGATGTGACAGGCTTTTCCGGGGAACAATGGCTTCAGTGTTTGCGGGAAGAACAGCCTGACGTCTTGGTCGCTGGCTGGGATACGCCATCAATTCCCAAGGTCATTGCTGAGGACCCGAATGATTCGATCCGTTACGTGTGTTACTTCGCCGGATCGGTGCGTCAATTGGTGCCACGCTCCATGATTGAACGGGGTGTGATCGTCAGTAACTGGGGTTCGCAAATCAGCTATACCATAGCAGAACATGTGATGCTCCTGACATTGGGTGCGCTGCGTCGTGTTGTGGATTGGCCTGATCTCATGATGGGGGATTCTCGTAATGCTAAAGCTAGGCTGAATGCGCAGAGTCTACGGCATCGCCGAGTCGGCATTCACGGGTTTGGTGTGATTGCGCGCGAACTCGTTCCAATGCTGCGAAGTTTTCAAGTGGCATCGATTACTGCGTATTCCGAAGGGGTGCCTTCGTCACTGTTTGAGGTTAACGGGGTTCAAGAAGCCCAGAGTTTGAAATCGCTTTTTGCCGGAGCCGATGTGCTCATCGAATTGGAGGCCTTGCGGGAAAGCTCGGAACTGAGTGTGAACGAGGCCATATTACGCGAACTGCCGGAGGGGGCTGTCTTTGTCAATGTGGGCCGGGGGCGGGTCGTTGATGAGGCTGCCTTGACCCGGGTGGCCATGGAAAAATCTCTGCGTGTGGGATTGGATGTCTATTTTGAAGAACCTCTCTCAAAGGACTCGCCTCTGCATCAAGTGTCGGGGATCGTGCTCTCCCCGCATATCGGAGGGCCGACCACGGATGCTTACCGGTATTGCGCCGACTTTGCTTTTGAAAATTTAAAGCGCTACTTAGTTGGCGAACCCGTTCAGGCCGCAATAACTTTGGAAATTTATGACAGAAGCACCTGA